In Methanothermococcus thermolithotrophicus DSM 2095, one DNA window encodes the following:
- the sepF gene encoding cell division protein SepF: MLNKIKKIFGGKDSLKTSGPVPIEEYVEIPVKVYDDTNTIKIKVCDLEDLRDVTDIAIMLEAGYLVIANTINLERDLDDDYVKILTCLKNKVATNGGKIVRLCDNKIMVVPNNTVIEKLVKEDEKVKKIPSKHNTEIK; encoded by the coding sequence GTGTTAAATAAGATAAAAAAGATTTTTGGAGGTAAGGACTCACTAAAAACTAGTGGTCCGGTACCTATTGAAGAATACGTTGAAATTCCTGTAAAAGTCTATGACGATACCAATACAATAAAAATAAAAGTCTGCGATCTTGAAGACCTCAGGGATGTCACAGACATAGCAATAATGTTAGAAGCAGGGTATTTGGTTATTGCAAACACCATAAACTTGGAAAGAGATCTAGACGATGATTATGTGAAGATACTTACATGTTTAAAAAATAAAGTCGCAACAAATGGCGGAAAAATAGTTAGATTGTGTGACAACAAGATAATGGTGGTCCCAAATAACACAGTAATTGAAAAATTAGTTAAGGAAGATGAAAAAGTAAAAAAGATTCCTTCAAAACACAATACTGAAATTAAATAA
- a CDS encoding Era-like GTP-binding protein, translating into MSNKQLKIAIIGPENSGKSSLINLIFGKYISEVSEIGGTTKRPIKKFWGKIKIGRQKKEPQFADVVFVDLGGLYSSDEKKSPIMVGSVLQKTYEEIEDADMIIHIIDGEKGLSKSFEKLHHLLKYRYRKFIIVVINKCDLIDDINRESLKKYVESRLQNRVFLTSATTYEGVDILINAILDIIKR; encoded by the coding sequence ATGAGTAATAAACAATTAAAAATAGCAATTATTGGGCCTGAGAACTCGGGCAAATCCTCATTGATAAACTTAATTTTTGGAAAATACATTTCAGAAGTTTCAGAAATTGGAGGTACGACGAAGAGGCCAATAAAAAAATTTTGGGGAAAAATAAAAATAGGTCGGCAGAAAAAAGAACCACAATTTGCAGACGTTGTTTTTGTAGATTTAGGCGGTTTATACTCCTCTGACGAAAAAAAATCCCCAATTATGGTTGGCAGCGTACTTCAGAAAACCTATGAAGAAATAGAAGACGCTGATATGATAATACATATAATAGACGGGGAAAAGGGACTATCAAAAAGCTTTGAAAAACTGCATCACCTATTGAAATACCGATATCGAAAATTTATTATAGTAGTTATCAACAAATGTGACTTAATTGACGATATAAATAGAGAATCCCTAAAGAAATATGTTGAAAGTAGGTTGCAAAATAGGGTATTTTTAACATCCGCTACCACCTACGAGGGAGTGGATATACTAATCAATGCTATTTTAGATATAATAAAAAGGTGA
- a CDS encoding HAD family hydrolase produces the protein MKVAAVFDSSGTLISIRRIIKDINSQKFICNCQTVDIVDEKKGRALIIIKEGLPEIIENQDPDTLISDFLSKVDWGVSYCNPPIDRNGVFKDKTTKIKELQDPLNVMKRFEIQTGYGSAVIADTLNGQVEYTVATGGCIFPEVPETVRRLKEMGVKVFVASGDSKNFIERISELVGINKKYIMPEAHHELKKDLVLNLKKEGYKVVMIGDASNDVPAMVESDLSIVTLQNGNVSKKALEVADIKVDNILEVVDIVDKFIKNEKRKE, from the coding sequence ATGAAAGTTGCAGCTGTGTTTGACTCATCAGGAACCCTTATTAGTATTAGGAGAATAATAAAAGATATAAATTCTCAAAAATTCATATGTAACTGTCAGACCGTGGATATTGTAGATGAGAAAAAAGGAAGAGCTCTGATTATTATAAAAGAAGGTCTTCCTGAAATTATAGAAAATCAGGACCCTGATACGTTAATATCGGATTTTTTGAGTAAAGTAGATTGGGGAGTGTCTTACTGTAACCCTCCAATAGATAGAAACGGAGTATTCAAGGATAAAACTACAAAAATAAAAGAGCTCCAAGATCCACTAAATGTGATGAAAAGATTTGAGATACAAACCGGATATGGTTCTGCAGTGATAGCAGATACTTTAAATGGGCAGGTAGAATATACCGTAGCTACAGGAGGTTGTATATTCCCAGAGGTCCCAGAAACCGTTAGAAGATTAAAAGAAATGGGCGTCAAAGTCTTTGTTGCCTCAGGAGATAGTAAAAACTTTATTGAGAGAATAAGTGAATTGGTGGGGATTAATAAAAAATATATAATGCCTGAGGCACATCACGAATTAAAAAAGGATCTAGTTCTGAACTTAAAAAAGGAAGGCTATAAGGTTGTAATGATAGGGGATGCTTCGAATGATGTCCCTGCAATGGTTGAAAGTGATCTTTCAATAGTTACTCTTCAAAATGGAAATGTATCAAAAAAAGCCCTTGAAGTAGCAGATATTAAAGTAGATAATATACTAGAGGTAGTCGATATTGTGGATAAATTCATAAAAAACGAAAAAAGAAAAGAATAA
- a CDS encoding methionine adenosyltransferase produces MANIFVKKLDKIPVEEAPVEIVERKGLGHPDSICDGIAESVSVALCEMYKEKMGVVLHHNTDQVELVGGYAYPELGGGHLVSPIYILLSGRATMEVVDKENDRVIKLPVGTTAVNAAREYLKKILRNADLDKDIIVDCRIGQGSVDLVEVFDRQKEAIPLANDTSFGVGYAPLSTTERLVLETERLLNSPELKKEIPAVGEDIKVMGLREGKKITLTIALAVVGKYVNSYEEYEEVKEKAKKKVEELANKIVDGYEVEVCVNTADDEESIFLTVTGTSAEMGDDGSVGRGNRANGLITPFRPMSMEATSGKNPINHIGKIYNILANFIANDVAELEGVKECYIRILSQIGKPIDQPKILDIELITEEGYDIKDIEPKAKEIAQNWLNNIGKVTEMIMEGKVTTF; encoded by the coding sequence TTGGCAAATATATTCGTAAAAAAATTGGACAAAATACCTGTAGAAGAAGCTCCAGTCGAAATTGTAGAAAGGAAAGGGTTGGGACATCCAGACAGCATTTGTGATGGTATAGCTGAAAGTGTAAGTGTTGCATTATGTGAAATGTACAAGGAAAAAATGGGGGTAGTTCTGCATCACAACACAGACCAAGTTGAACTTGTTGGAGGCTATGCATACCCAGAGTTAGGTGGAGGACACCTTGTAAGTCCGATTTATATATTACTCTCTGGAAGGGCCACAATGGAAGTTGTGGACAAAGAAAACGATAGGGTAATAAAGTTACCAGTTGGCACAACTGCAGTAAATGCTGCAAGAGAGTACTTGAAAAAAATCTTGAGGAATGCGGACTTAGATAAGGATATAATAGTTGACTGTAGAATAGGGCAAGGTTCCGTTGACTTAGTAGAAGTATTTGACAGGCAGAAAGAAGCAATACCTCTCGCAAACGACACTTCATTTGGTGTAGGTTACGCACCGCTTAGTACAACTGAAAGATTGGTTTTAGAAACTGAAAGATTGTTAAACAGCCCAGAGTTAAAAAAAGAAATTCCTGCCGTAGGAGAAGATATTAAAGTTATGGGTTTAAGAGAAGGTAAAAAAATAACATTAACAATAGCTCTGGCAGTAGTAGGGAAATATGTAAACTCCTATGAAGAATATGAAGAAGTAAAAGAAAAGGCTAAGAAAAAAGTTGAAGAACTTGCAAATAAAATTGTAGATGGCTATGAAGTTGAAGTATGCGTAAACACAGCAGATGATGAAGAATCCATATTCTTAACCGTTACAGGAACTTCAGCTGAAATGGGAGACGATGGTTCCGTAGGAAGAGGAAACAGGGCAAATGGATTAATTACACCATTTAGACCTATGAGTATGGAAGCTACAAGCGGTAAAAACCCAATAAATCACATTGGTAAAATATACAATATATTGGCAAACTTCATTGCAAACGATGTTGCTGAATTAGAAGGAGTTAAAGAATGCTATATTAGAATACTAAGCCAGATAGGTAAACCTATAGACCAGCCAAAAATCCTTGACATTGAACTAATCACAGAAGAAGGATATGATATAAAGGATATCGAACCAAAAGCAAAAGAAATAGCTCAAAACTGGCTCAACAATATAGGAAAAGTAACTGAAATGATAATGGAAGGTAAGGTAACCACCTTCTAA
- a CDS encoding bifunctional hydroxymethylpyrimidine kinase/phosphomethylpyrimidine kinase, with protein sequence MTNVLAIGGYDPTGGAGIVADAKTIKVLECNPLTIITSIIPQNSLKVYNKTDLPRDEIKNQLDAIFEDFEVSIVKTGVLTKDSIDLILEFQKKYGFKVVCDPVIKSTTNYEFVDNELMDKYLELFKKSYLITPNKEEYEYIMKFIKDKDLNDFKETHVLVTGVKDRLQKFDGKEIFAIQAKKIEKEVHGTGCVFSSAIASFLSKGCTLTDSIKEAKKLVLSSVIYAEKTKYGYNSNPTYINKKKVIDNINYAVYLLKKMDFSLVPEVGSNIAESLVLPDNYHDVAALTGRIIRNKLGGFYIVGDVEFGASEHIAKIILAANQFNPKIRACMNIKYDDVLVKKLEEGELGFKVSSFNRKDEPPMVSSMEWGTKTAFTNYILNNDLDPAKEEVKLDIVYDRGGDGKEPMIRVLGYDAVDVIKKVQKIEEYILTNSGF encoded by the coding sequence ATGACTAACGTTCTTGCAATAGGTGGATACGATCCAACTGGAGGTGCTGGAATAGTTGCAGATGCAAAAACAATAAAAGTTCTTGAATGCAATCCACTAACCATCATTACCTCCATCATTCCTCAAAACAGTTTAAAAGTATACAATAAAACAGACCTGCCAAGGGACGAAATTAAGAATCAGTTGGATGCCATTTTTGAAGATTTTGAAGTTTCTATTGTAAAAACTGGAGTATTAACCAAAGATTCCATTGATTTGATTTTAGAATTTCAAAAAAAATATGGTTTCAAGGTAGTATGTGATCCAGTTATTAAATCAACTACAAACTATGAATTTGTAGATAATGAATTAATGGATAAATATTTAGAATTATTCAAAAAATCGTATTTAATAACTCCAAACAAAGAAGAATATGAATATATAATGAAATTTATTAAAGATAAGGATCTAAATGATTTTAAAGAAACTCATGTTCTAGTTACTGGGGTAAAGGACAGGCTCCAAAAATTCGATGGTAAAGAGATATTTGCTATCCAAGCTAAAAAGATAGAAAAGGAAGTCCATGGAACTGGCTGTGTTTTTTCTTCAGCTATTGCTTCTTTTCTTTCAAAAGGATGTACTCTTACAGATTCAATTAAAGAAGCCAAAAAATTGGTTTTATCTTCTGTTATTTATGCAGAAAAGACCAAATATGGATACAACTCAAATCCAACCTATATAAACAAGAAAAAAGTAATAGACAATATCAACTATGCAGTATATTTATTAAAAAAGATGGATTTTTCACTTGTTCCAGAAGTTGGATCCAATATTGCCGAAAGCTTGGTTTTACCTGACAACTACCATGATGTAGCTGCATTAACCGGTAGAATAATAAGGAACAAGTTAGGAGGTTTTTATATAGTTGGAGATGTTGAATTTGGGGCTTCTGAACATATTGCAAAGATAATATTGGCAGCTAACCAGTTTAATCCAAAAATAAGGGCCTGTATGAACATAAAATATGATGATGTACTTGTAAAAAAATTGGAAGAAGGGGAGCTCGGGTTTAAAGTATCTTCATTTAATCGAAAAGATGAACCACCAATGGTTTCATCAATGGAGTGGGGTACTAAAACAGCGTTTACCAACTATATTCTAAACAACGATTTAGATCCTGCCAAAGAAGAAGTAAAGTTGGACATAGTATATGATAGGGGAGGGGATGGAAAAGAACCTATGATAAGAGTACTTGGATACGATGCAGTAGATGTAATTAAAAAGGTACAAAAAATAGAAGAATACATACTAACTAATAGCGGATTTTAA
- a CDS encoding radical SAM protein, giving the protein MKIEQNLEFEGSSPPGSKIVLRNDICDRLENIVKDLKVIKHCIGCEGLDLNNKDPHHHPTIELTQECNHDCIFCYSKLTNVKPGIYGDLSKYRAVTISQYGEPLLYAEKVKKAIKYVKSLGLRCDLQTNGVNLNEDLLKEFKELGLDLIMISLSASKPETHEKLTGSDTFDKVLENIKLSSKYFHTIVRSIYIPNFNEEELINLGKILNDFGVKEMMIHQLVVHEKNLENLKNIGNLEKTGRIKDLLLLVDEIKKNAPNMNVTIKGCLLVYLKNMDGFILNSITSDCFSDIPIIKREYHPLKF; this is encoded by the coding sequence TTGAAAATTGAGCAGAATTTAGAGTTTGAAGGTAGTTCTCCGCCAGGCTCAAAGATAGTCTTGAGGAATGATATCTGCGATAGATTAGAAAATATTGTAAAGGACCTAAAGGTTATTAAGCACTGTATAGGATGTGAAGGATTAGATCTAAATAATAAAGATCCCCACCATCATCCCACAATAGAATTAACTCAAGAGTGTAACCACGACTGTATATTTTGCTATTCCAAATTAACAAATGTAAAACCCGGAATATATGGCGACTTAAGTAAATACAGGGCAGTTACAATAAGCCAGTATGGAGAGCCTTTGTTGTATGCAGAAAAAGTAAAAAAAGCCATAAAATATGTTAAATCTTTAGGATTAAGATGTGATTTACAGACAAATGGAGTAAATCTTAATGAAGATTTATTAAAAGAGTTTAAAGAACTTGGTCTTGATTTAATCATGATAAGTTTAAGTGCTTCAAAACCTGAAACCCATGAAAAATTAACAGGTTCAGATACCTTTGATAAAGTTCTTGAAAACATCAAATTATCGTCAAAATACTTTCACACCATTGTAAGAAGTATATACATACCAAATTTCAACGAAGAAGAACTTATAAATCTTGGAAAAATCTTAAATGATTTTGGAGTTAAAGAAATGATGATACACCAACTTGTCGTACATGAGAAAAACCTTGAAAATTTAAAAAATATAGGGAATCTTGAAAAAACCGGGCGCATCAAGGATCTTTTGCTTCTGGTGGATGAAATAAAAAAGAACGCCCCTAATATGAATGTTACAATAAAAGGATGTTTGTTGGTTTATCTAAAAAATATGGATGGATTTATATTAAACTCAATAACCTCAGATTGTTTTTCAGATATTCCTATCATAAAAAGAGAATACCATCCTTTGAAGTTTTAA
- a CDS encoding DUF169 domain-containing protein produces the protein MDVQNIKEYGAKLQELLGLEYPATAVKLVKSKDEIPEGYAEIDEAKRHCEMIQIARKEGKKFYASLDKQACKGGAYAIGVLQDAPEPLKTGKLYHKLGNFATEEGAVKTVGAIPRVKEAMYASVYAPLNDADFEPDSIVLTCTPKQGLRLTQALLYKDGGRFQADFSGIQSLCADAVAAVKTRGVANATLGCNGSRKYAEIKDGELVFAFPLSDLENVIEALEHFKEIWG, from the coding sequence ATGGATGTACAAAATATAAAAGAATATGGTGCAAAATTACAGGAGCTCTTAGGTTTAGAGTATCCTGCTACAGCAGTAAAATTAGTAAAATCAAAAGATGAAATTCCTGAAGGATATGCAGAAATTGATGAAGCAAAAAGGCACTGTGAAATGATACAAATTGCGAGAAAAGAAGGTAAAAAATTCTATGCTTCACTGGATAAACAGGCATGTAAAGGGGGAGCTTACGCAATAGGAGTTCTCCAGGATGCTCCAGAACCACTTAAAACAGGTAAATTATACCATAAATTAGGAAACTTTGCTACAGAAGAAGGGGCTGTAAAGACAGTAGGAGCTATTCCAAGAGTTAAAGAAGCTATGTATGCTAGTGTATATGCACCATTAAATGATGCAGATTTTGAACCAGATTCAATTGTACTTACCTGTACTCCAAAACAAGGGTTAAGATTAACTCAGGCTTTATTGTACAAGGATGGTGGAAGATTCCAGGCAGACTTTTCAGGAATTCAGTCCTTATGTGCAGATGCAGTAGCTGCAGTTAAAACTAGAGGGGTTGCAAATGCTACACTGGGCTGTAACGGTTCAAGAAAGTATGCGGAAATAAAGGATGGAGAATTGGTATTTGCGTTCCCATTAAGCGATTTAGAAAATGTTATTGAAGCTTTAGAACACTTCAAAGAAATTTGGGGATAA
- a CDS encoding MJ0307 family thioredoxin — MVKVEVFTSPMCPHCPAAKRVVEEVAGEVEGVEVEHVNVMENPEKAAKYGIMAVPTIVIDGEVKFVGAPTKEALKEELMK, encoded by the coding sequence ATGGTTAAAGTAGAAGTATTTACATCTCCAATGTGCCCACATTGTCCTGCTGCAAAGAGGGTTGTTGAAGAGGTTGCAGGTGAAGTTGAAGGGGTTGAAGTTGAACATGTAAATGTAATGGAAAATCCAGAAAAGGCTGCAAAATATGGAATAATGGCGGTACCTACAATAGTAATTGATGGGGAAGTTAAATTCGTAGGAGCTCCAACAAAAGAAGCTTTAAAAGAAGAACTTATGAAATAA
- a CDS encoding sulfurtransferase TusA family protein, with amino-acid sequence MIREISVKSLRSPSLLVERVLEKMKDGLLIVETDGEEQIKDLENLIKKMGYKMEVEGNNVKVHVGEISASKSINVVGATCPGPIMMVTEVLDGMEVGEILEITAGKNALTDLTEGLKSTGHDVLSVEDLGNGSYKILIKKGEKKEEGAVSVNIDEIFIINTTGTGNAEKAYSTFMMADVASKMKLKPTIFLMLDGASLAMKGECSKVKHPDFPKLSDLVKMALNNGIKVYVCELSAKFRGISEKNLEEGFEIAGAPTFFNYLSKPNVRPVWL; translated from the coding sequence TTGATAAGAGAAATATCCGTAAAATCTCTAAGAAGCCCATCTCTATTAGTTGAGAGGGTTTTGGAGAAAATGAAAGATGGTCTTTTAATTGTTGAAACCGACGGTGAAGAACAAATAAAAGATCTGGAAAACCTAATAAAGAAAATGGGATATAAAATGGAAGTTGAAGGCAACAATGTAAAAGTCCATGTTGGCGAAATATCCGCAAGTAAATCTATCAACGTAGTTGGTGCTACATGTCCAGGACCTATTATGATGGTTACTGAGGTTCTGGATGGCATGGAAGTTGGGGAAATTTTGGAAATAACTGCAGGGAAAAACGCATTAACTGATTTAACAGAAGGATTAAAAAGTACAGGACATGATGTTCTGTCTGTTGAAGACCTTGGAAATGGGAGCTATAAAATATTGATTAAAAAAGGCGAGAAAAAAGAAGAAGGGGCAGTATCTGTAAATATTGATGAGATATTTATAATAAACACCACAGGAACTGGAAATGCAGAGAAGGCATATTCCACATTTATGATGGCAGATGTTGCAAGTAAGATGAAGTTAAAACCAACTATATTCTTGATGCTTGATGGTGCAAGCTTGGCTATGAAGGGAGAATGCAGCAAAGTTAAACATCCTGACTTTCCAAAATTATCCGATCTGGTAAAAATGGCCCTAAATAATGGCATAAAGGTTTATGTCTGTGAATTGAGTGCTAAATTCAGAGGAATATCTGAGAAAAATCTTGAAGAAGGCTTTGAAATTGCAGGAGCTCCAACTTTCTTCAACTATTTATCAAAACCAAACGTAAGGCCAGTATGGCTTTAA
- a CDS encoding DUF5400 domain-containing protein, producing the protein MNEIITLISLSVIFGSMLSGFATFRMTGMRLMPHFATLMLAFLFTLASLYMDSSIIFYAAIALQIITPLTICGTICNILKTQFQNTGIYSAHLGFMGILIVLALGNLLM; encoded by the coding sequence ATGAATGAAATTATAACTCTTATTTCACTCTCGGTAATTTTTGGGAGTATGCTCTCGGGATTTGCCACATTTAGAATGACTGGAATGAGATTGATGCCCCACTTTGCAACTCTTATGCTGGCTTTCTTATTTACACTGGCTTCTTTGTATATGGACAGCAGTATTATATTTTATGCGGCAATTGCACTTCAAATAATAACGCCATTAACGATATGTGGAACTATATGTAATATACTAAAAACTCAGTTCCAAAATACTGGAATATATTCGGCACATCTGGGATTTATGGGTATTTTAATCGTACTGGCGTTAGGAAATCTTCTCATGTAG